A window of Lepidochelys kempii isolate rLepKem1 chromosome 1, rLepKem1.hap2, whole genome shotgun sequence contains these coding sequences:
- the LOC140906578 gene encoding uncharacterized protein: MQSSSAQVTMMESQNRKRAPAWTEREVRDLIAVWGEESVLSELRSSFRNAKTFVKISQGMKDRGHNRDPKQCRVKLKELRQAYQKTREANSRSGSEPQTCRFYDELHAILGGSATTTPAVLFDSFNGDGGNTEAGFGDEEDDDEEEVVDSSQQASGETGFPDSQELFLTLDLEPVPPEPTQGCLLDPAGGEGTSAGCVSMITGSSPSQRLVKLRKKKKRTRDEMFSELMLSSHTDRAQTNAWRQIMSECRKAQNDREERWRAEESKWRAEESKWQAEERAEAQMWRQRDERRQDSMLRLLQDQTRMLQCMVELQQRQLEHRLPLLPLCNQPPSSPSSIASTPRRPRTRWGGLRPTSHSTTEDCPKKRRLSFNKF, encoded by the exons atgcagagctcatcagcacaggtgaccatgatggagtcccagaatcgcaaaagagctccagcatggaccgaacgggaggtacgggatctgatcgctgtttggggagaggaatccgtgctatcagaactccgttccagttttcgaaatgccaaaacctttgtgaaaatctcccagggcatgaaggacagaggccataacagggacccgaagcagtgccgcgtgaaactgaaggagctgaggcaagcctaccagaaaaccagagaggcgaacagccgctctgggtcagagccccaaacatgccgcttctatgatgagctgcatgccattttagggggttcagccaccactaccccagccgtgttgtttgactccttcaatggagatggaggcaatacggaagcaggttttggggacgaagaagatgatgatgaggaggaggttgtagatagctcacagcaagcaagcggagaaaccggttttcccgacagccaggaactgtttctcaccctagacctggagccagtaccccccgaacccacccaaggctgcctcctggacccagcaggcggagaagggacctctg ctggatgtgtttcaatgatcacaggatcttctccttcccagaggctagtgaagcttagaaagaaaaaaaaacgcactcgagatgaaatgttctccgagctaatgctgtcctcccacactgacagagcacagacgaatgcgtggaggcaaataatgtcagagtgcaggaaagcacaaaatgaccgggaggagaggtggagggctgaagagagtaagtggcgggctgaagagagtaagtggcaggctgaagagagggctgaagctcaaatgtggcggcagcgtgatgagaggaggcaggattcaatgctgaggctgctgcaggaccaaaccagaatgctccagtgtatggttgagctgcagcaaaggcagctggagcacagactgccactgctgcccctctgtaaccaaccgccctcctccccaagttccatagcctccacacccagacgcccaagaacgcggtgggggggcctccggccaaccagccactccacaacagaggattgcccaaaaaaaagaaggctgtcattcaataaattttaa